The following proteins come from a genomic window of Flavobacterium eburneipallidum:
- a CDS encoding phosphatase PAP2 family protein, which yields MLDKILSLDTQLFVFLNGLGSETFDGLWLFITKQSNWTPLFLLLLYVIYRKIGGKQTVYMILFIAVLLFFTDQITNLVKNGFQRLRPCNNPEINSFIRIVQARKSFSFFSGHAANSMAAATFIYFVLREKIQYFGFLFLWPLIFAYSRIYLGLHYPGDIITGYLFGAFFGFLMFKLYQITQNKYFPV from the coding sequence ATGTTGGATAAAATTTTATCTCTCGACACTCAATTATTTGTTTTTTTAAACGGTTTAGGTTCTGAAACTTTTGATGGACTTTGGTTGTTTATCACGAAGCAATCCAATTGGACACCGCTTTTTTTACTACTATTGTATGTAATCTATAGGAAAATAGGAGGCAAGCAAACGGTGTATATGATTTTGTTTATTGCGGTTCTGTTATTTTTTACCGATCAAATTACAAACTTGGTCAAAAATGGTTTTCAAAGACTTCGTCCATGTAATAATCCTGAAATAAATTCTTTTATTCGAATAGTACAAGCTAGAAAATCCTTTAGTTTTTTCTCTGGTCACGCTGCAAATTCTATGGCTGCTGCTACATTTATATATTTTGTATTAAGAGAAAAAATACAATATTTTGGATTCCTGTTTTTGTGGCCTTTAATCTTCGCTTACAGCCGAATATATCTCGGATTGCATTATCCAGGTGATATAATTACAGGTTATTTATTTGGTGCTTTTTTTGGTTTTTTGATGTTCAAATTGTACCAAATAACACAAAACAAATATTTTCCCGTTTAA
- a CDS encoding Sec-independent protein translocase subunit TatA/TatB, with protein MFGIGGGELIFILFVILMLFGSDKVPDIARTMGKAMAQLKNATNDIKSEIQKGAEDNGFDKKSLGDLTGNITSEIDSVKSSLTGSTNPFSGVSETLTSEVSQAKNILSDSTTSQVDQLQEEIEDAIGPIKRKM; from the coding sequence ATGTTTGGAATAGGCGGAGGCGAATTAATTTTTATTTTGTTTGTTATTCTAATGCTTTTTGGTTCTGATAAAGTGCCAGATATCGCACGTACTATGGGAAAAGCGATGGCACAACTCAAGAATGCCACAAACGATATTAAAAGTGAAATCCAAAAAGGAGCCGAAGATAATGGTTTCGATAAAAAGTCTTTAGGAGATTTAACTGGTAATATTACTTCCGAAATTGATAGTGTAAAATCCAGTCTGACGGGCAGTACAAATCCATTTAGTGGTGTTTCGGAAACTCTAACTTCAGAAGTTAGTCAAGCTAAAAATATACTATCGGATAGTACAACTTCACAAGTTGATCAACTTCAAGAAGAAATTGAAGATGCTATTGGTCCAATTAAACGAAAAATGTAA
- the pepE gene encoding dipeptidase PepE, translating into MKSILIASTSTLYGEKYLEYLLPELSIHFEHCQTILFIPFARPSGISYDEYTSLAALAFSKINKKVKGIHEFEDYTAAITNAEGIFTGGGNTFVLVDQLYKTKTMTVLANAVKNGIPYLGTSAGSNICGLSMQTTNDMPIVYPPSFQTLGLVPFDLNPHYIDADIESKHMGETREMRINEFHAFNNIPVLGLKEGSWLDVKGDMITLKGNLTARLFRANQTAVEIESGTDLSDLK; encoded by the coding sequence ATGAAAAGCATTCTTATTGCCAGCACATCAACTCTTTACGGAGAGAAATATTTAGAGTATTTATTACCCGAATTAAGTATTCATTTTGAGCATTGTCAAACGATTTTATTTATTCCGTTTGCCAGACCAAGTGGTATTTCTTATGACGAATACACCTCATTAGCAGCTTTGGCTTTTTCCAAAATAAATAAAAAAGTAAAAGGCATTCACGAATTTGAAGATTATACTGCAGCCATAACTAATGCCGAAGGGATTTTTACTGGTGGTGGCAATACTTTTGTATTAGTTGACCAATTATACAAAACCAAAACGATGACTGTTCTAGCAAATGCAGTCAAAAATGGAATTCCCTATTTAGGAACAAGTGCTGGAAGCAACATTTGCGGACTATCGATGCAAACTACTAATGATATGCCTATTGTGTATCCGCCCAGTTTTCAAACATTAGGATTGGTTCCTTTTGACTTGAATCCACATTATATTGACGCAGATATTGAATCCAAGCACATGGGAGAAACTCGCGAAATGAGAATAAATGAATTTCACGCATTCAACAACATTCCTGTTTTAGGCTTAAAAGAAGGAAGCTGGCTCGATGTAAAAGGAGATATGATAACTTTGAAAGGCAATTTGACCGCTCGTCTTTTTAGAGCGAATCAAACGGCTGTCGAAATAGAAAGCGGAACCGACTTGAGTGATTTAAAATAA
- a CDS encoding murein L,D-transpeptidase catalytic domain family protein, whose amino-acid sequence MIYKIFPVILFSFFLIFSNPEVYSTPETSIKNQTAIQIKPTFDSKEDSIYRSLNSNNFDLPSLEGFKEALKGFYSLKEKGIIQKDILTLVDFSLSSNVKRLWVIDMSTNTILYNSLVAHGRNTGEEFANSFSNANSSFKSSLGFYATGEIYKGKHGMSLKLDGLEKGVNNNARERGVVIHSADYVSNEFIKCNKRLGRSQGCPAIPKEVLNNIVNTIKNKSCLFIYHPSRSFQEVLASVS is encoded by the coding sequence ATGATTTATAAGATATTCCCCGTTATTTTATTTTCGTTCTTTTTGATTTTTTCTAACCCTGAAGTTTACTCTACCCCTGAAACTTCAATCAAAAATCAAACAGCTATCCAGATAAAACCTACTTTCGATTCAAAAGAAGATTCCATTTACAGATCCTTAAATTCCAATAATTTTGATTTGCCTAGCCTTGAAGGTTTCAAGGAAGCTTTGAAAGGTTTTTATTCCTTGAAAGAGAAAGGAATAATTCAAAAAGACATTTTAACTTTAGTCGATTTTAGTTTGTCGTCTAATGTAAAAAGGCTTTGGGTAATTGATATGAGTACAAACACCATTTTGTATAATTCCCTGGTAGCACATGGTCGAAATACTGGTGAGGAGTTCGCTAACAGTTTTTCCAATGCCAATAGCTCCTTCAAAAGCAGTTTAGGTTTTTATGCAACTGGCGAAATTTATAAAGGCAAGCATGGTATGTCTTTAAAACTGGATGGTTTAGAAAAAGGGGTCAATAATAATGCTAGAGAAAGAGGAGTAGTTATTCATTCTGCGGATTATGTGTCTAATGAGTTTATCAAATGCAACAAAAGATTGGGTAGGAGTCAAGGTTGTCCAGCAATTCCAAAAGAGGTTTTGAATAATATTGTCAATACAATAAAAAATAAATCGTGTTTGTTTATTTACCATCCCTCAAGAAGTTTTCAAGAAGTTTTGGCTTCTGTTTCTTAA
- a CDS encoding DUF5916 domain-containing protein, with product MPKLKPSILIILIFFYFSSFGQKKILQTKSTLENITIDGKNNEEAWKSAPIATDFVMFEPDNGKPISETKKTEVKLLYDNTAIYILAELHDDQPNRISKELTNRDVFGISDHFSVSINGFNDGQQDYRFYVSAAGVQMDCLATENNEDFSWDAIWNSEVTITNYGWVVEMKIPYAALRFSKAEKQTWGLNFTREIKRDFQKYTWNHVDNKIGAIITQEGILEGIKNIDTPTRLFLIPYTSGYYQQDKITSDKTFKAGMDIKYGINDSFTLDAILIPDFGQTKFDNAILNLEPFEQQLNENRPFFTEATDLFSKGGLFYSRRIGGTPSKNSILLEEELNPNEEITNFPNTVDLINAVKVSGRTEKGLGIGILNAVTEKTFATITNTTTNTSRKEVVEPLTSYNVLVLDQRFNQNSSVSFVNTNTLRNGDFRDANVSAILFNLNTKANTYNLFGDFKNSYINDIEDYSGYKAAINFAKTSGKYRYLFATKYISKNYDINDLGIIFYNNYHSFYGENSYRILKSNKTFNTLNITQNINTDIDNTTGKIQEAWYQLTTKGTTVKNHYFEFFTQINPLNRYDFYEPRIYGRFVYIPKSIIFYGQFYSDETRPFHYELELSTEQFDEQNRNIYRIYGGLKYRFNDKFSLSNNFLYTRMTNDRGWIDFDNTDIIFGQRNREIFENYFTGKYAITNKMNFNLTARYYWSYSENNKYLTLQNNGHLNPNSIYAENKNRNFNSWNLDFSYSWWFAPGSELAILYRNYAVEDSDLVQKNSQKNLDNLFKSNLTNILSVSLRYYIDYNSIKRKH from the coding sequence ATGCCGAAGCTTAAACCTTCAATTCTAATTATTTTGATTTTTTTTTATTTCAGTTCTTTTGGACAAAAAAAAATACTTCAAACAAAATCAACTTTAGAAAATATTACTATTGATGGAAAAAATAATGAAGAGGCTTGGAAATCAGCTCCAATAGCCACTGATTTTGTTATGTTTGAGCCTGATAATGGAAAACCCATAAGCGAAACAAAAAAAACAGAAGTAAAACTTCTTTATGACAATACAGCCATCTACATACTAGCCGAACTACATGACGATCAACCAAATAGAATTTCAAAAGAATTAACCAATCGAGATGTGTTTGGGATTTCAGATCATTTTTCAGTATCGATTAATGGTTTTAATGACGGTCAACAAGATTATAGATTTTATGTTAGTGCTGCAGGAGTACAAATGGATTGTTTAGCAACAGAAAATAATGAAGATTTTAGTTGGGACGCCATCTGGAATAGCGAAGTAACGATAACCAACTATGGATGGGTTGTAGAAATGAAAATCCCTTATGCTGCATTACGTTTCTCTAAAGCGGAGAAACAAACTTGGGGACTTAACTTTACCCGCGAAATAAAAAGAGACTTTCAAAAATACACTTGGAATCATGTAGATAATAAAATTGGCGCCATCATTACTCAAGAAGGAATTCTAGAAGGCATCAAAAACATAGATACTCCTACTCGCCTTTTTTTAATTCCATACACCTCTGGATATTATCAGCAAGACAAAATTACTTCCGATAAGACCTTTAAAGCAGGAATGGATATTAAATATGGCATAAATGATTCATTCACTTTAGATGCCATTTTGATTCCAGATTTTGGTCAAACTAAATTTGACAATGCTATTCTGAATCTAGAACCTTTTGAACAGCAACTTAACGAAAATAGACCTTTTTTTACAGAAGCAACTGATTTGTTTTCTAAAGGGGGATTATTTTATTCCAGAAGAATTGGTGGAACTCCAAGTAAGAACAGTATTTTACTGGAAGAAGAATTAAACCCTAATGAAGAAATTACAAATTTCCCAAATACTGTTGATTTAATAAATGCCGTAAAAGTTTCTGGACGAACAGAAAAAGGACTTGGTATTGGAATTTTGAACGCCGTTACCGAAAAAACATTTGCCACCATCACAAATACCACTACAAACACCTCTAGAAAAGAAGTAGTCGAGCCTTTGACTAGTTATAATGTTTTAGTTCTAGACCAACGATTCAATCAAAATTCTTCAGTTTCATTTGTCAACACAAATACCTTGCGGAATGGAGATTTTCGGGACGCTAATGTTTCTGCAATTTTATTCAATTTGAATACCAAAGCAAATACTTATAACCTGTTTGGCGATTTTAAAAACAGCTACATCAATGACATCGAAGATTATAGCGGTTATAAAGCAGCAATAAATTTTGCTAAAACTAGCGGAAAATACAGGTATTTATTTGCAACAAAATACATATCTAAAAATTATGATATTAACGATTTAGGAATTATTTTCTATAACAATTATCATTCATTTTACGGCGAAAACAGCTATCGAATATTAAAATCTAACAAAACATTTAACACACTCAACATCACACAAAACATCAATACTGATATAGACAATACTACTGGAAAAATCCAAGAGGCTTGGTATCAATTAACAACAAAGGGAACTACTGTAAAAAATCATTATTTTGAATTTTTTACACAAATTAATCCTTTGAATAGATACGATTTTTACGAACCACGCATCTACGGAAGATTTGTTTACATCCCAAAAAGCATTATTTTTTATGGGCAATTTTATTCAGACGAAACCAGACCTTTCCACTATGAACTAGAATTATCAACAGAACAATTTGACGAACAAAACAGAAATATTTATCGAATATATGGAGGTTTGAAATACCGATTTAACGACAAATTTTCTTTAAGTAACAACTTCCTTTACACCCGAATGACCAACGACAGAGGATGGATAGATTTTGACAATACTGATATTATTTTTGGACAACGCAATCGAGAAATATTCGAAAATTACTTTACAGGAAAATATGCCATTACCAACAAAATGAACTTCAATCTTACTGCTCGTTATTATTGGTCGTATTCCGAAAACAATAAGTATTTGACTCTACAAAACAATGGTCACTTAAACCCAAACAGCATTTATGCTGAAAACAAAAACAGAAATTTCAACTCTTGGAATTTAGATTTCTCTTACTCTTGGTGGTTTGCTCCAGGAAGCGAACTTGCCATTTTATATCGAAATTATGCCGTAGAAGACAGTGATTTGGTTCAAAAAAATTCACAAAAAAATTTAGATAATCTTTTCAAAAGCAACTTAACTAATATTCTTTCTGTGAGTTTGCGTTATTACATTGACTATAACTCCATAAAAAGGAAACACTAA
- the gpmI gene encoding 2,3-bisphosphoglycerate-independent phosphoglycerate mutase, which translates to MNKKVILMILDGWGNSPDPKVSAIDNANIPFINSLYTKYPVAQLRTDGLNVGLPEGQMGNSEVGHMNLGAGRIVYQDLAKINLAVANSTLAKEQVLVDAFNYAKDKNVNVHFLGLVSDGGVHSHTSHLRGLIDATQEYGLEKVFVHAFTDGRDVDPKSGATYIQNLEDYIANTSVKIASVVGRYYAMDRDKRWERVKIAYDLLVNGTGTHSKNPVANIQESYANNKTDEFIDPIIAVDDNDQPLATIKEDDVVIFFNFRTDRGRELTEALSQQDFHEQNMHKLNLYYVTLTNYDETYQNVKVVYNKDNITETLGEVLEKAGKKQIRIAETEKYPHVTFFFSGGRELPFIGESRILKNSPKVATYDLQPEMSAFELADALVPELEKGEVDFVCLNFANGDMVGHTGDMQAAIKACEAVDKCAEKVITVALANGYTTLVIADHGNCETMINPDGSPNTAHTTNPVPLILVDNELKEIHDGVLGDMAPTILALMGVEQPEAMTRHSLL; encoded by the coding sequence ATGAACAAAAAAGTAATCCTTATGATTCTGGACGGTTGGGGAAATTCTCCTGACCCAAAAGTTTCTGCAATAGACAACGCCAACATTCCTTTTATCAATAGTTTATACACCAAATATCCAGTAGCTCAACTTCGAACTGATGGTTTGAACGTAGGTTTACCAGAAGGACAAATGGGAAATTCCGAGGTAGGACACATGAACCTTGGTGCAGGAAGAATTGTGTATCAAGATTTAGCAAAAATTAATTTGGCGGTAGCCAATAGCACTTTAGCCAAAGAACAAGTATTGGTGGATGCCTTTAACTATGCTAAAGACAAAAACGTAAATGTTCACTTTTTAGGATTAGTATCTGACGGTGGAGTGCATTCACACACCTCACATTTAAGAGGTTTGATTGACGCTACTCAAGAATATGGATTAGAAAAAGTATTCGTTCACGCCTTTACTGATGGTCGTGATGTGGATCCAAAATCTGGAGCGACTTATATCCAAAATTTAGAAGATTATATTGCAAATACTTCTGTAAAAATTGCTTCGGTAGTGGGAAGATATTACGCCATGGATCGTGACAAACGTTGGGAAAGAGTAAAAATTGCTTATGATTTGTTGGTAAACGGAACTGGAACACATTCAAAAAATCCAGTGGCGAACATTCAAGAAAGTTACGCCAACAACAAAACCGACGAATTTATTGACCCAATTATTGCCGTTGACGACAACGACCAACCATTGGCAACGATAAAAGAAGATGATGTGGTTATTTTCTTCAACTTTAGAACCGACAGAGGACGTGAATTGACCGAAGCTTTATCGCAACAAGATTTCCACGAGCAAAATATGCACAAATTGAATTTGTACTATGTTACGCTGACCAATTATGATGAAACCTATCAAAACGTAAAAGTTGTTTATAACAAAGACAACATTACAGAAACCCTTGGTGAAGTCTTGGAAAAAGCAGGCAAAAAACAAATCAGAATTGCCGAAACAGAGAAATATCCTCACGTAACCTTCTTCTTTTCGGGTGGTAGAGAATTACCATTCATTGGCGAAAGCCGAATCCTGAAAAACTCTCCAAAAGTAGCAACCTACGATTTGCAACCCGAAATGAGTGCTTTTGAATTAGCCGATGCTTTGGTTCCTGAATTAGAAAAAGGCGAAGTTGATTTTGTTTGTCTGAATTTTGCCAATGGAGATATGGTAGGACATACTGGAGATATGCAAGCAGCAATCAAAGCTTGTGAAGCGGTTGATAAATGTGCCGAAAAAGTGATTACTGTGGCCTTGGCCAATGGTTACACCACATTAGTAATTGCCGATCACGGAAACTGCGAAACAATGATTAACCCTGACGGAAGCCCAAATACGGCTCACACGACAAATCCTGTTCCGCTGATTTTAGTGGATAACGAATTAAAAGAAATTCATGATGGTGTTTTAGGTGATATGGCGCCAACCATTTTAGCCTTGATGGGTGTTGAACAGCCCGAAGCTATGACCAGACATTCGTTGTTGTAA